The Methylocella tundrae genome contains the following window.
CCGATTTTCCATCGCCGACGACCACGGCTTTCTCCGGCTTCGCGGCGAAAAACGTGTAGGACAGCGTCACCACATCGACGTCCGTCATGCTGTTGTCGTGTTCAAGCGCCGGATCGAGAAAGAACACGACCGGCATCTCCACCGTTTCATGCGCGTCGAGCTTTTGTTCATTGAAGCAGAAGCAACTGATCTTGTCGAAATAGGCGCCCGCGCTACTCGGTCCGACATTATACATCGCCTGTGCGGAAAGGGCGTGGTCGGACAGATTGGTGACCTTGAAGTAGACCGTTGCGGTCTTGCCGGTACGCAGCTTGATCTGCGGCGTTTCCGGCTCGAAAGTCCAGTCGAGCCCTGGCGCGACATTGGCGTCGAAACGGACGATCAGATCGCGCTTTCCTTGATGGGCCGGCGCAACTTCCGCGACCTGTGTCGTGCCGCCGTAACCTGTCGAGGCGCAGAACATACGGTAGAGCGGCACAGCTGCGAATGAGAGCGCCAGCATGCCGAGGCTCGCGGCCACCGCGATTCCGGCGATGAGCCCTTTGCGATCCGCCTTCGATGGTCCGGCCGGCTCAGGGGAAACATTCATGGCGCGCGCCTCAAAGAGGACGAATGAGCACGGCGGGGCCGAGCTTGGCGATCGTCACGACATAGACGAGCGCAACGAATAATGCGATCGCGACGCCGATCGCCACATTGCGCTGGCGCCGGCTCTTTTCCTGCTCCGGCGTGAGCCGGACGCCTTCTGGTTTATTACGGATCGTCATAGAGTCACCATGACAGAGGAACCGCAATCTGCATCATCGCAAGAGTGCGCTCGCCGACGATTTCGGCGAAAAGCAGAAACAGATAAATAATCGAGAAGGCGAACATCCGCATGGCGAACCGGTTGGCCTGATCGCCGTCGCGCACAAGGTAGACGCGGGCGGCGTGGAACAGCATGAGGACGC
Protein-coding sequences here:
- a CDS encoding cytochrome c oxidase assembly protein; its protein translation is MNVSPEPAGPSKADRKGLIAGIAVAASLGMLALSFAAVPLYRMFCASTGYGGTTQVAEVAPAHQGKRDLIVRFDANVAPGLDWTFEPETPQIKLRTGKTATVYFKVTNLSDHALSAQAMYNVGPSSAGAYFDKISCFCFNEQKLDAHETVEMPVVFFLDPALEHDNSMTDVDVVTLSYTFFAAKPEKAVVVGDGKSGEAGKPL